Proteins encoded by one window of Hafnia alvei:
- the mntP gene encoding manganese efflux pump MntP — protein MNLSATVILAFGMSMDAFAASIGKGAALHKPRFREAFRTGLIFGAVEAITPLIGWGIGLLASKFIMEWDHWVAFALLFVLGSRMVYEGWKGNHDENAEPVRRHGFWLLVTTAIATSLDAMAIGVGLAFLQVNILHTAMAIGLATMIMATLGMMIGRFIGPLLGKRAEILGGVVLIGIGFSILHEHIGPFF, from the coding sequence ATGAATTTATCCGCAACAGTTATCCTCGCTTTCGGCATGTCCATGGACGCTTTCGCTGCGTCAATTGGCAAAGGTGCCGCTCTGCACAAGCCTCGTTTCCGTGAAGCATTCCGTACTGGTCTTATTTTTGGTGCCGTAGAAGCGATTACCCCACTCATTGGTTGGGGAATTGGTCTACTGGCCAGCAAGTTCATTATGGAATGGGATCATTGGGTCGCCTTTGCCCTGCTCTTCGTGCTAGGCAGCCGTATGGTTTATGAAGGCTGGAAAGGCAATCATGATGAAAATGCTGAGCCGGTGCGCCGTCACGGATTCTGGCTACTCGTCACCACGGCGATTGCAACCAGCTTAGATGCGATGGCTATCGGCGTTGGATTAGCCTTCCTGCAGGTCAATATTCTCCACACCGCGATGGCGATTGGTTTAGCCACGATGATTATGGCGACCTTGGGCATGATGATTGGCCGCTTTATTGGCCCGCTGTTGGGCAAGCGCGCGGAGATTTTAGGCGGCGTGGTACTAATCGGTATAGGTTTCTCAATTTTACATGAGCATATCGGCCCCTTCTTCTAA
- the rlmA gene encoding 23S rRNA (guanine(745)-N(1))-methyltransferase, protein MPYQCPLCQQPLEKNDHQWRCANNHQFDCAKEGYVNLMPVQHKHSKQPGDSTEMMQARRAFLDQNYYQPLRDAVCHAIKAHMAPQTRRILDIGCGEGYYTSELAKQFSERDIAVFGLDIAKVAIRYAAKRYPTVSFCVASSHRLPYADASMDAVVRIYAPCKAEELARVVAPEGILVTVSPAPRHLYQLKAQVYDTVQLHAENTESFEGFTLIDDQQLTYTMMLPGEQAANLLQMTPFAWRATPDVAEALRSSIEFECETDFAIRVYRRD, encoded by the coding sequence ATGCCTTATCAGTGTCCTCTTTGCCAGCAACCGCTGGAAAAAAACGATCATCAGTGGCGTTGCGCCAATAATCATCAGTTTGATTGTGCAAAAGAGGGATACGTAAATCTGATGCCTGTTCAGCACAAACACTCCAAGCAGCCGGGAGACAGTACTGAAATGATGCAGGCACGGCGTGCATTTTTGGATCAAAACTACTATCAGCCACTGCGTGACGCCGTTTGTCACGCGATTAAGGCGCATATGGCGCCTCAAACCCGCCGTATTCTCGATATTGGCTGCGGAGAGGGATATTACACCTCTGAACTGGCAAAACAGTTTAGTGAGCGGGATATTGCGGTTTTTGGACTGGATATTGCCAAGGTTGCTATTCGGTATGCGGCTAAACGCTACCCGACGGTGTCATTCTGTGTTGCTTCAAGCCATCGCTTGCCATACGCCGATGCTTCGATGGATGCCGTGGTTCGAATCTATGCGCCATGTAAGGCGGAAGAACTAGCTCGCGTTGTTGCTCCTGAAGGCATTCTTGTGACAGTGTCACCGGCTCCGCGCCATCTCTATCAGCTTAAAGCACAAGTTTATGACACGGTGCAGTTGCACGCAGAAAACACAGAGTCGTTTGAAGGGTTTACTCTCATCGATGATCAACAACTGACGTATACCATGATGTTGCCGGGTGAGCAGGCCGCCAATTTGCTGCAAATGACACCGTTTGCTTGGCGAGCAACGCCTGATGTGGCTGAGGCATTGAGAAGCAGCATAGAATTTGAGTGTGAAACCGATTTTGCTATTCGTGTATATCGCCGTGATTAA
- a CDS encoding PTS mannose transporter subunit IID encodes MVDTTSSVATPKTETKLTAGDLRGVFLRSNLFQGSWNFERMQALGFCFSMVPVIRRLYPENTDERKQAIKRHLEFFNTHPYVAAPILGVTAAMEEQRANGAPIDDGAINGIKVGLMGPLAGVGDPIFWGTVRPVFAALGAGIAMTGSLLGPILFFVLFNLVRLLVRYYGVAYGYKKGVDIVSDMGGGFLQKLTEGASILGLFVMGALVNKWTHVNIPLVVSRITDQTGHTTVTTVQTILDQLMPGLIPLLLTFGCMWLLRKKVNALWIIIGFFFIGIFGYWIGLLGL; translated from the coding sequence ATGGTTGATACAACATCATCAGTTGCAACTCCAAAAACTGAAACGAAACTCACCGCAGGCGATCTGCGCGGCGTATTCCTGCGCTCTAACCTGTTTCAAGGTTCTTGGAACTTTGAACGTATGCAAGCATTGGGTTTCTGTTTCTCCATGGTGCCGGTTATCCGTCGCCTGTACCCAGAGAATACAGATGAACGCAAGCAAGCAATCAAGCGTCATTTAGAATTCTTCAACACACATCCATACGTTGCGGCCCCTATCTTGGGTGTTACAGCGGCAATGGAAGAACAGCGTGCAAACGGCGCTCCGATCGACGATGGTGCCATTAACGGTATCAAAGTAGGTCTGATGGGGCCATTAGCCGGTGTGGGTGACCCAATTTTCTGGGGTACTGTACGTCCTGTATTTGCAGCGTTAGGTGCAGGTATTGCGATGACAGGTAGCCTGTTGGGCCCTATCCTGTTCTTCGTTCTTTTTAACCTAGTTCGCCTACTGGTTCGTTACTACGGTGTAGCTTACGGTTATAAGAAAGGTGTTGATATCGTTAGCGATATGGGCGGTGGCTTCCTACAGAAACTGACGGAGGGGGCATCGATCCTAGGTCTGTTTGTTATGGGGGCCTTGGTTAACAAGTGGACGCATGTCAACATTCCACTTGTGGTATCCCGCATCACTGACCAAACCGGTCACACCACGGTAACCACGGTTCAGACCATTCTGGACCAGTTGATGCCTGGCCTGATCCCACTGCTGCTAACCTTCGGCTGTATGTGGCTGCTGCGTAAGAAAGTCAACGCACTGTGGATCATTATTGGCTTCTTCTTCATCGGTATCTTCGGCTACTGGATCGGTCTGCTCGGTCTGTAA
- the cspE gene encoding transcription antiterminator/RNA stability regulator CspE yields MAKIKGQVKWFNEAKGFGFITPADGSKDVFVHFSAIQGNGFKTLAEGQHVEFEIQDGQKGPSAVNVTAI; encoded by the coding sequence ATGGCTAAGATCAAAGGTCAAGTAAAGTGGTTCAACGAAGCTAAAGGTTTCGGTTTCATCACCCCGGCTGACGGCAGCAAAGACGTGTTCGTACACTTCTCTGCAATCCAGGGTAACGGTTTCAAAACTCTGGCTGAAGGTCAGCACGTTGAGTTTGAAATCCAAGATGGCCAGAAAGGCCCATCTGCAGTTAACGTAACTGCAATCTAA
- a CDS encoding DUF986 family protein, which produces MSLTDIALLAFILLFILYAVYDEIIMPRRNGKTRLQVNLKRRNKADSGIFVGLLAILAYQNINNNGSHFTTWLLFTLAIIAIYVFYIRWPKILFKETGFYYGNVFILYSRIKNMNMSEDGYLVIDLEKRRLLIQVAKMDDLDLILKFFVEQK; this is translated from the coding sequence ATGTCTTTAACTGATATCGCACTGTTGGCTTTTATCCTGTTGTTCATTCTTTACGCCGTCTATGATGAAATCATCATGCCAAGGCGCAACGGAAAGACACGATTGCAGGTTAATTTAAAACGTCGTAATAAAGCCGATAGTGGAATATTTGTTGGATTGTTAGCCATTCTCGCTTATCAAAATATAAATAATAATGGTTCTCACTTCACGACGTGGTTACTCTTTACTCTCGCCATTATCGCTATCTATGTTTTTTATATTCGCTGGCCAAAAATCTTATTTAAAGAAACCGGTTTTTATTACGGTAATGTTTTTATTTTATACAGCCGCATAAAAAATATGAACATGTCCGAAGACGGTTATCTGGTGATTGATTTAGAGAAGCGTAGGCTACTGATTCAAGTCGCTAAAATGGACGATCTGGACTTAATATTGAAGTTTTTCGTTGAGCAGAAATAA
- a CDS encoding PTS mannose/fructose/sorbose transporter subunit IIC, which translates to MEITTLQIVLIFIVACIAGMGSILDEFQFHRPLVACTLIGIVLGDMKTGIIIGGTLEMIALGWMNIGAAVAPDAALASIISTILVIAGGQSVGAGIALAIPLAAAGQVLTIIVRTITVGFQHAADGAAERGDLRAISVLHCSALILQAMRIAIPAVVVAISVGTDAVHTMLNAIPEVVTSGLAIAGGMIVVVGYAMVINMMRAGYLMPFFYLGFVTAAFTNFNLVALGVLGLMMAILYIQLSPKYNKSQVVQVAAGNNDLDNELD; encoded by the coding sequence ATGGAGATTACAACTCTTCAGATTGTACTGATATTTATTGTTGCGTGTATTGCAGGGATGGGTTCCATCCTTGATGAATTCCAGTTTCACCGTCCACTGGTAGCTTGTACCCTGATCGGTATCGTTCTGGGTGACATGAAAACCGGTATTATTATCGGTGGTACTCTGGAAATGATCGCTTTGGGTTGGATGAACATCGGTGCAGCTGTTGCACCCGATGCGGCACTGGCCTCCATCATCTCTACCATTCTGGTTATCGCCGGTGGGCAAAGCGTTGGTGCAGGTATCGCACTGGCCATTCCATTGGCAGCAGCAGGTCAGGTTCTGACCATCATCGTTCGTACTATCACCGTGGGCTTCCAGCACGCGGCTGACGGCGCGGCCGAGCGTGGCGACCTGCGTGCGATTAGCGTTCTGCACTGCTCTGCGTTAATTCTGCAGGCAATGCGTATCGCGATCCCTGCGGTTGTTGTTGCAATCTCTGTAGGTACTGATGCTGTTCACACCATGCTGAATGCAATCCCTGAAGTCGTGACCTCTGGTCTGGCTATCGCGGGTGGCATGATCGTCGTTGTTGGTTATGCGATGGTTATCAACATGATGCGTGCTGGCTACCTGATGCCTTTCTTCTATTTAGGTTTCGTTACCGCTGCGTTCACTAACTTCAACCTGGTTGCGTTGGGTGTTCTAGGTCTGATGATGGCTATTCTGTATATCCAACTCAGCCCTAAATACAACAAATCTCAGGTTGTACAAGTTGCTGCCGGCAATAACGACCTTGATAACGAATTAGACTAG
- a CDS encoding TerC family protein, with translation MEFLLDPSIWVGLLTLVVLEIVLGIDNLVFIAILADKLPPKQRDKARIIGLSLALLMRLGLLSVISWMVTLTRPLFSVGDFSFSGRDLILLVGGLFLLFKATMELHERLEGQTHEVNNRGYASFWSVVVQIVILDAVFSLDAVITAVGMVDSLPVMMCAVVIAMAIMLLASKPLTNFVNEHPTVVVLCLSFLLMIGLSLLAEGFGLHIPKGYLYAAIGFSILIEMFNQIARRNHIKHERRLPMRQRTAEAIISMMGGKKDKQNGHRSEDVVATKEEETFAAEERYMISGVLTLASRSLRTIMTPRNEITWIDCQRTPQEIRSQLLETPHSLFPVCDGELDQLIGIVRAKDLLVALDEGISVAEYAAKSAPIVVLESLDVINVLDVLRQAKGRLVIVSDEFGMVQGLVTPLDVLEAIAGEFPDEDETLDVIKQENGWLVKGGTDLHTLEQMLGWDGLVSESSSDCASVAGLLLAHFDQMPQAGEKLDLHGLRFQVMEVKDYRIELIHIERIKMPDEYEEE, from the coding sequence ATGGAATTTTTACTCGATCCGTCAATTTGGGTGGGGTTACTCACGCTGGTGGTTCTCGAAATTGTTCTGGGCATAGACAATCTGGTATTTATTGCGATTTTGGCAGACAAGCTACCGCCGAAACAGCGTGATAAGGCGCGTATCATTGGCCTTTCTTTAGCGCTGCTGATGCGATTGGGGCTATTGTCCGTCATCTCTTGGATGGTAACGCTAACCCGTCCGTTATTTAGCGTAGGTGATTTTAGCTTTTCAGGGCGAGATTTAATCTTGCTAGTCGGAGGGCTGTTCCTCCTGTTTAAAGCCACCATGGAGTTACATGAACGGCTGGAAGGGCAGACCCATGAGGTGAACAACCGTGGATATGCCAGTTTCTGGTCGGTGGTGGTGCAGATCGTCATTCTTGACGCGGTGTTCTCGCTTGATGCGGTGATTACGGCCGTGGGCATGGTCGATAGCTTGCCGGTAATGATGTGTGCGGTTGTGATTGCGATGGCGATTATGCTGCTGGCGTCTAAGCCGCTGACCAATTTTGTGAACGAACATCCTACCGTCGTGGTGCTATGTTTAAGCTTCCTGCTGATGATTGGTTTGAGTTTGTTGGCAGAAGGTTTCGGCCTGCATATTCCGAAAGGTTATCTGTATGCGGCAATTGGTTTCTCAATTCTTATCGAAATGTTTAACCAAATTGCGCGTCGTAACCACATCAAACACGAGCGTCGTCTCCCAATGCGCCAGCGTACTGCCGAGGCCATCATCAGCATGATGGGCGGTAAGAAAGATAAGCAAAATGGGCACCGTAGCGAAGACGTGGTCGCTACCAAAGAAGAAGAGACTTTTGCCGCCGAAGAGCGCTACATGATTAGCGGCGTGCTGACGCTGGCTTCACGATCTTTGCGTACCATCATGACGCCGCGTAATGAAATTACTTGGATAGATTGCCAGCGCACGCCGCAGGAAATTCGCAGCCAGCTCCTGGAAACGCCTCATAGCCTGTTCCCTGTTTGTGATGGTGAGTTAGACCAGTTGATTGGCATTGTCCGCGCCAAAGATCTGCTGGTGGCGTTGGACGAAGGGATCTCCGTGGCTGAATATGCCGCGAAAAGCGCGCCGATTGTGGTGCTGGAAAGTTTGGACGTAATTAACGTGCTAGATGTATTGCGTCAGGCAAAAGGGCGGTTAGTCATCGTGAGCGACGAATTCGGTATGGTTCAAGGCTTGGTGACGCCGCTGGACGTATTAGAAGCGATTGCGGGTGAATTCCCAGATGAAGATGAAACGCTAGATGTCATCAAACAGGAAAATGGCTGGTTAGTAAAAGGCGGTACCGACCTGCATACCTTGGAGCAAATGCTGGGCTGGGATGGCTTAGTCAGCGAATCTTCATCAGATTGCGCTTCGGTGGCCGGTTTGCTGTTGGCTCATTTCGATCAGATGCCGCAGGCCGGCGAGAAATTAGATCTGCACGGTCTTCGCTTCCAAGTTATGGAAGTTAAAGACTACCGCATTGAGCTGATTCACATTGAGCGTATTAAAATGCCTGATGAGTACGAAGAGGAATAA
- the manX gene encoding PTS mannose transporter subunit IIAB, whose product MSIAIIIGTHGAAAEQLLKTAEMLLGEQSNVAYIDFVPGENAETLIEKYNERLTHLDTSKGVIFLVDTWGGSPFNAASRIVTDKEHYEVITGVNVPMLVETFMARDDDPSFDELVALALETGREGVRALRAKEPEAAKPQPKPAAPKAPQAPMSPEDHMKIGLARIDDRLIHGQVATRWTKETNVSRIIVVSDEVAADHVRSTLLKQVAPPGVTAHVVDVEKMIRVYNNPAYGRDRVMLLFTNPTDVVRLVENGVNITTVNIGGMAFRQGKTQITNAVSVDEKDIEAFKKLDARGIELEVRKVSSDSRLKMMELINKMN is encoded by the coding sequence GTGAGTATTGCTATTATCATCGGCACTCACGGGGCAGCGGCTGAGCAATTGCTCAAAACCGCAGAAATGCTGCTAGGCGAACAAAGCAACGTCGCCTACATCGATTTCGTTCCCGGTGAAAATGCTGAAACGTTAATTGAAAAGTACAACGAGAGATTGACCCATCTGGATACCAGCAAGGGCGTGATCTTCTTGGTTGATACTTGGGGCGGAAGTCCTTTCAATGCGGCAAGCCGTATTGTCACGGACAAAGAGCACTATGAAGTCATTACCGGCGTCAACGTTCCGATGCTGGTAGAAACATTCATGGCTCGCGACGATGACCCTAGCTTTGACGAGTTGGTTGCATTAGCGCTGGAAACAGGCCGTGAAGGCGTCCGAGCTCTGCGCGCAAAAGAACCTGAAGCTGCCAAACCACAGCCAAAGCCGGCTGCGCCAAAAGCACCTCAGGCTCCGATGAGCCCAGAAGACCACATGAAGATCGGTTTAGCACGTATCGATGACCGTTTGATTCATGGTCAGGTTGCTACTCGCTGGACAAAAGAAACTAACGTGAGCCGCATCATCGTTGTCAGTGATGAAGTTGCAGCTGACCACGTTCGTTCCACCCTGCTAAAACAGGTTGCTCCTCCAGGCGTTACCGCTCACGTGGTTGACGTCGAAAAAATGATCCGTGTTTATAACAACCCCGCTTATGGTCGCGACCGTGTCATGCTGCTTTTCACTAACCCAACCGACGTGGTTCGTTTAGTCGAAAATGGTGTGAACATCACTACCGTAAACATTGGTGGTATGGCGTTCCGTCAGGGCAAAACCCAGATCACCAACGCAGTATCCGTAGACGAGAAAGACATCGAAGCATTCAAAAAACTGGATGCACGCGGCATTGAATTGGAAGTCCGTAAGGTCTCCAGCGATAGTCGTCTGAAGATGATGGAATTAATCAATAAAATGAACTAA
- a CDS encoding polyphenol oxidase family protein: protein MTILGWHSIPIIRYGFGHKTALMPTALIPHRATMPEKKQVHGIRVVDVTIPNQECGECDALYTSQPNILLTILTADCLPVIFSRQDGKAIAVAHAGWRGLIDGVLEQVAKRISQDDDISQWMAAIGPSAGACCYEVDEPLVERFHQALPYESALISPRFRHLDLVAIAQAKLRGLGFAHVENLSECTICTQERQPEAINYFRYTSFRRNAHRREREPEHPGIKGRNQYSGLIILP from the coding sequence ATGACAATCTTAGGTTGGCACAGCATCCCTATTATTCGTTATGGATTTGGTCACAAGACCGCATTAATGCCAACAGCTTTAATTCCTCATCGGGCAACTATGCCTGAGAAAAAGCAGGTGCATGGTATCCGCGTGGTGGATGTGACTATACCTAATCAGGAGTGCGGAGAATGTGATGCGCTTTATACGAGCCAGCCAAACATCCTGCTGACCATTCTTACCGCTGACTGTCTGCCTGTGATTTTCAGTCGCCAAGACGGCAAAGCTATTGCGGTGGCACATGCTGGCTGGCGTGGACTCATAGACGGCGTTTTAGAGCAAGTTGCGAAGCGTATTTCACAAGATGATGATATATCACAGTGGATGGCCGCTATTGGCCCTAGCGCAGGGGCATGCTGCTATGAAGTGGATGAACCGTTGGTCGAGCGGTTTCATCAAGCGCTGCCTTATGAGTCAGCATTGATTTCACCCCGCTTCCGGCATTTGGATCTCGTGGCTATTGCACAGGCCAAACTTCGTGGTCTTGGATTCGCTCATGTCGAAAACCTATCCGAATGCACAATTTGCACCCAAGAACGTCAGCCTGAAGCAATTAACTATTTCCGCTATACCAGTTTTCGGCGCAATGCTCATCGGCGCGAACGAGAGCCTGAGCATCCTGGAATCAAAGGCCGTAATCAGTATTCCGGCTTAATCATCCTACCCTAA
- a CDS encoding DUF2627 domain-containing protein, with translation MCGIFSKEVLSKNHSVDYHFSADSYLSASSSNDSSLSI, from the coding sequence ATGTGTGGCATTTTCAGTAAAGAAGTTCTGAGTAAAAACCATAGCGTTGACTACCACTTCTCTGCCGATTCTTATCTTAGTGCCTCAAGCAGTAACGACTCTAGTTTGTCTATCTAA